From the Tachysurus fulvidraco isolate hzauxx_2018 unplaced genomic scaffold, HZAU_PFXX_2.0 HiC_scaffold_30_np12, whole genome shotgun sequence genome, one window contains:
- the LOC125140539 gene encoding deoxycytidylate deaminase-like: MASKRKSMQTHEQYDDEVYYMAVALMFSKKSPDPNTKVGACIVNEEKKIVGVGFNKMPDGCEDEFPWEREAKDKPETDNPFVCHAAWNAIMNKTSVDVKGCTMYVTLFPCNECTKVIIQSGNTRARTHTHTHTHTHSSHVYHTVIRRLS, translated from the exons GACACATGAACAATATGATGACGAGGTGTATTACATGGCTGTTGCTCTGATGTTTTCCAAGAAGAGCCCTGATCCTAACACAAAG GTGGGTGCGTGCATCGTAAACGAGGAGAAAAAAATTGTTGGAGTCGGTTTCAACAAAATGCCCGATGGCTGTGAGGATGAGTTTCCGTGGGAGCGTGAAGCTAAGGACAAACCGGAGACAGATAACCCGTTCG TGTGTCATGCGGCGTGGAATGCCATCATGAATAAAACCTCAGTGGATGTGAAAGGATGCACCATGTACGTCACTCTGTTTCCCTGTAACGAGTGTACTAAGGTCATCATCCAATCAGgtaacacgcgcgcgcgcacacacacacacacacacacacacac GCATTCATCACACGTTTATCACACGGTTATCAGGCGGTTGTCATGA